From Granulicella sp. WH15, the proteins below share one genomic window:
- a CDS encoding carbohydrate kinase family protein: MTPSLAIYGNFTIDDLVFPDGSTRWAVPGGNAPYAALGASLWTRAVSIVAPIGADYPIESLGDSIDLSHCRRLPHTMRNWGLYEEDGTRHFVSRRASSNWKNFSPQVADVASGYQAAHIAPMPHEAAIQVIQALREAGTTLISLDLDDHDLLGDTSLDKTIELLRGIDLFMPSRQDALALFPDATPLEALRRLRLVAPEVTLIAIKCGADGAIAHLANAKNWLHIPAVPVEVFDTTGAGDAFCGGVLAGFARQDNPVEALLYGAISASFCIEGLGFSGLAAATEAAAHNLLVALRPRIDIQPI, from the coding sequence GTGACGCCCTCGCTTGCCATCTACGGCAACTTCACGATTGACGATCTGGTCTTTCCGGATGGATCTACGCGTTGGGCCGTTCCTGGCGGGAACGCGCCCTATGCGGCTCTGGGAGCATCGCTTTGGACGCGAGCGGTGAGCATCGTCGCGCCGATAGGAGCCGACTATCCCATCGAATCATTAGGCGACAGCATCGACTTATCGCACTGCCGCCGACTCCCGCACACGATGCGCAACTGGGGCCTCTACGAAGAAGATGGGACACGCCACTTCGTCTCCCGAAGAGCAAGCAGCAACTGGAAAAACTTCAGTCCTCAGGTCGCGGATGTTGCATCAGGCTACCAGGCCGCCCATATTGCACCCATGCCCCATGAAGCTGCCATCCAGGTGATACAAGCACTTCGCGAGGCTGGCACTACATTGATATCGCTCGATCTCGATGATCACGACCTTCTCGGAGACACAAGCCTGGATAAGACTATCGAGTTACTACGCGGGATCGATCTCTTCATGCCGAGCCGGCAGGACGCTCTCGCTTTGTTTCCTGACGCTACCCCACTTGAGGCTCTGCGCAGGCTCCGACTCGTAGCTCCTGAAGTAACTCTCATTGCCATTAAATGCGGTGCCGACGGCGCTATCGCTCATCTGGCGAATGCTAAGAACTGGCTTCACATTCCCGCCGTGCCAGTCGAAGTGTTCGACACGACGGGTGCCGGGGATGCCTTCTGCGGCGGAGTACTGGCTGGCTTCGCAAGACAAGATAATCCAGTAGAGGCACTTCTATATGGTGCGATCTCTGCGTCGTTCTGCATCGAAGGCCTCGGCTTCTCCGGCCTTGCAGCAGCGACAGAAGCAGCCGCACACAACCTCCTCGTTGCGCTACGCCCACGCATAGATATTCAACCAATATAA
- a CDS encoding GntR family transcriptional regulator codes for MPRENLATRVANAIREQVRSGKLQRGVQLRGEVEFSRDLGVSRQTLREATRLLTREGLLTIRHGVGTFVADSPVYLNSPLNSMHSMSSLIRESGGEARVDGLKIRKVTATAEVAAALGIPDSSPVAEIFRLRLIDARPLAVAYDYISLLDEPEWKLPLIKTFDGGSIYEFMSLKLQRQLVSSESALTAVAAGKKHAELLHVKVGFPLLLMREVQFDAQGQRGLYSTIFHNSSLMGFTLVRPGTGV; via the coding sequence ATGCCTCGAGAAAACCTCGCAACACGCGTCGCGAATGCGATTCGCGAGCAGGTGCGCTCCGGCAAGCTGCAACGCGGCGTGCAGTTGCGCGGCGAAGTAGAGTTCTCAAGAGATCTCGGAGTAAGCCGTCAGACCCTGCGTGAAGCAACCCGCCTCCTCACCCGCGAGGGCCTACTCACGATCCGTCACGGCGTAGGCACATTTGTGGCCGACAGCCCGGTCTATCTCAATAGCCCGCTCAACTCCATGCACTCCATGTCGTCCCTGATACGCGAAAGCGGCGGAGAGGCTCGGGTCGACGGCCTGAAGATCCGCAAGGTTACCGCCACGGCCGAGGTCGCAGCGGCACTGGGAATCCCCGACAGTTCCCCTGTCGCCGAGATCTTCCGCCTGCGCCTGATCGACGCGAGGCCTCTGGCCGTTGCCTATGATTACATATCGCTTCTGGACGAGCCCGAGTGGAAGCTGCCATTGATCAAGACCTTCGATGGCGGTTCTATCTATGAGTTCATGTCACTGAAGCTGCAACGCCAGCTAGTCTCGAGTGAGTCGGCGTTAACCGCTGTTGCTGCGGGAAAGAAACACGCCGAGCTGCTGCACGTTAAAGTAGGCTTCCCTCTTCTTCTGATGCGGGAAGTTCAGTTCGACGCGCAAGGCCAGCGTGGTTTATATAGCACCATCTTCCACAACTCTTCCCTCATGGGCTTTACCCTGGTCCGCCCCGGGACGGGTGTGTGA
- a CDS encoding S1/P1 nuclease, protein MIRHRLLQYCLLFAIPALVDTSHLFAWGVDGHRMINRLACSTLPSDVPQFLRSAKAINAMGYYAPLPDHWRGALEPELATATSPEHFIQFDTVDQVLTSLPRKRYDYVRALAVAQAAHPDLVITGEDLGMQPYQTDEVWERLKVAMRDYRELVAHKEDTDAVEAEIVFLAGWLGHYVGDGSMPLHTTDKYNGWSGPNPNGYTTEHKIHGLFESEFVHKNVQEKDIAPLVTKQPEVVGDVFDQYMSYLRHSHTLVETTYRLEKEGAFNEAGTEEGRRFAVQQLASAATELRDLIYTAWLRSADPVPHRH, encoded by the coding sequence ATGATTCGACACCGCCTGCTTCAGTACTGTCTCCTGTTCGCCATCCCAGCTCTGGTTGACACGTCGCACCTCTTCGCCTGGGGCGTGGACGGGCACCGCATGATTAATCGGCTCGCCTGTTCGACTCTTCCCTCGGATGTTCCCCAGTTCCTACGCAGCGCCAAGGCTATAAACGCGATGGGTTACTACGCTCCTCTGCCGGACCACTGGCGTGGTGCGTTGGAGCCTGAGCTCGCAACCGCAACCTCCCCGGAACATTTCATTCAGTTCGATACGGTCGATCAGGTGCTCACGTCCTTGCCGCGTAAACGCTACGACTACGTGCGCGCATTAGCTGTAGCGCAGGCGGCGCACCCCGACCTGGTCATCACCGGGGAGGATCTTGGAATGCAGCCGTACCAGACCGACGAGGTCTGGGAACGTCTGAAGGTGGCGATGCGGGACTACCGCGAGTTGGTCGCTCATAAAGAAGACACGGATGCGGTGGAGGCGGAGATCGTCTTTCTGGCGGGGTGGCTCGGCCACTACGTCGGCGATGGCTCCATGCCGCTCCACACTACGGACAAGTACAACGGATGGAGCGGGCCGAACCCCAACGGATACACGACCGAGCACAAGATTCATGGACTATTCGAGAGCGAGTTTGTGCATAAGAATGTTCAGGAGAAGGACATTGCTCCGCTGGTGACAAAGCAGCCAGAGGTGGTCGGAGATGTCTTCGATCAATATATGAGCTACCTTCGGCACTCTCATACTTTGGTTGAAACCACCTATCGTCTGGAAAAAGAAGGCGCGTTCAACGAAGCCGGAACCGAAGAAGGAAGGCGCTTTGCTGTTCAACAGTTGGCTTCGGCAGCGACTGAGCTAAGAGACCTCATCTACACGGCGTGGCTGCGTTCGGCTGATCCGGTTCCTCATCGCCATTAG
- a CDS encoding phospholipase C, phosphocholine-specific, which produces MMQTRRDFLKIAAMLSGAASVSGTVPEAIQRAFAIEATPGSTYLDAEHIVILMQENRSFDHMLGTLQGVRGFNDPRAIRQANGNSVFVQTDAAGQSIAPWRMDIKDTRITWMGSVPHSRNSQVDAWNEGHHDNWLEAKRSGNHEYAALPLTMGHYTREDLPFYYALADAFTVCDQNYCSVMTSTTPNRSCFWTGTVRDAQRTDSKVYMRNDEIIKGGMTWKTYPERLHEAGISWKFYQNELTMSGGMNHEEDAWLSNFGCNLLENFTAYNVEAYPGSVLAMQQQIASFTHQVADLEQRISAQGAHDTAALQDRLKSRKQRIEELKAALANSGESRYKQLNESQRALHHAAFVTNAGDPHYRSLEEITFDEAGKEQTMNVPKGDILYQFRKDVDEGKLPTVSWLSAPEKFSDHPTSPWYGAWYVSEVMNILTKNPEVWKKTIFILTYDENDGYFDHAPSFVAADPKRPETGGASQGIDTGIEYTYAEDELVQGVSARDARSGPIGMGFRVPMVIASPWTRGGWVNSQLFDHTSTLMFLEDFVQKKYGKTAREENISSWRRAVSGDLTSIFRSHDKAESSLDYLKRDPFVVGIQKARYKEVPSGYKVLTAAQVAEINRGPMRSDVMSRQEPGVRPSCALPYELYAEGALNAERTSFQLRMTAANEVHGRRASGAPFNVYLRNLHPAENNRAGMRVATYAVKPGDTLSQEIPVSLFVEGSYSIDIHGPNGFYRSFVGSSKMPFIAVHTAYERRGASLTGNVEVRLRNTDKQSHTITVSDNAYKTERVTKTIAPGRETTVLLDLKKSHEWYDFTVSTEGFETSSRFAGRVETGRSGFSDPLMGAAV; this is translated from the coding sequence ATGATGCAAACTCGGCGTGATTTCCTCAAGATAGCCGCAATGCTCTCCGGCGCAGCCAGCGTATCCGGCACGGTGCCGGAGGCGATACAGCGTGCCTTTGCCATTGAAGCGACTCCTGGCTCCACCTATCTGGACGCGGAGCATATCGTCATCCTGATGCAGGAGAATCGATCCTTCGATCATATGCTTGGCACCTTGCAGGGCGTGCGTGGATTCAACGATCCACGTGCGATTCGTCAGGCTAACGGCAACTCCGTCTTTGTGCAGACCGATGCGGCAGGGCAGTCGATTGCTCCGTGGCGGATGGATATTAAAGACACGCGCATCACCTGGATGGGGTCGGTTCCTCACTCTCGAAATAGTCAGGTGGATGCCTGGAACGAAGGGCATCACGACAACTGGCTCGAAGCGAAGCGTTCGGGCAACCATGAATACGCCGCGCTGCCCCTGACCATGGGGCACTATACGCGCGAGGACCTGCCGTTTTACTACGCACTTGCCGATGCGTTTACCGTTTGCGATCAGAACTACTGCTCGGTGATGACGAGCACGACGCCGAATCGAAGCTGCTTTTGGACGGGAACAGTGCGGGATGCGCAACGGACCGACTCCAAGGTCTACATGCGCAATGACGAGATCATAAAAGGCGGGATGACCTGGAAGACTTATCCAGAGAGGCTGCATGAGGCGGGCATCAGTTGGAAGTTCTACCAGAATGAGCTGACGATGAGCGGCGGCATGAACCATGAAGAAGATGCCTGGCTATCCAATTTTGGCTGCAACCTTCTTGAGAACTTCACCGCCTACAATGTTGAGGCTTATCCTGGCAGCGTCCTGGCCATGCAGCAGCAGATCGCATCTTTTACACACCAGGTTGCCGATCTGGAGCAAAGAATCTCCGCTCAGGGTGCGCATGATACCGCTGCCTTGCAGGATCGCCTGAAGAGCAGGAAGCAGCGTATCGAAGAGCTGAAGGCTGCTTTGGCAAACAGCGGAGAGAGCCGCTACAAGCAACTCAACGAATCGCAGCGTGCGCTGCACCATGCGGCCTTCGTTACCAATGCGGGGGATCCGCACTACCGCAGCCTTGAAGAGATTACGTTTGACGAAGCCGGCAAAGAGCAGACGATGAACGTGCCGAAGGGAGACATCCTGTACCAGTTTAGAAAGGATGTCGATGAGGGTAAGCTGCCGACGGTCTCCTGGCTAAGTGCTCCCGAGAAGTTCTCCGATCACCCCACTTCGCCCTGGTATGGTGCGTGGTATGTCTCGGAGGTGATGAACATCCTGACAAAGAACCCCGAGGTCTGGAAGAAGACGATCTTCATTCTTACGTACGACGAGAATGATGGTTACTTTGACCATGCACCATCCTTCGTTGCTGCCGATCCCAAGCGGCCTGAGACGGGCGGAGCCTCTCAGGGAATCGATACCGGGATCGAATATACCTATGCGGAGGATGAACTGGTGCAGGGTGTTTCGGCCAGGGATGCACGCTCCGGGCCAATAGGGATGGGCTTTCGCGTGCCGATGGTGATTGCTTCTCCGTGGACGCGCGGCGGTTGGGTCAACTCTCAACTCTTCGACCACACCTCGACGCTGATGTTCCTGGAAGATTTTGTGCAGAAGAAGTATGGAAAGACTGCGCGTGAAGAGAATATCAGCTCATGGCGGCGTGCGGTCTCGGGCGATCTTACCTCTATCTTTCGCTCGCACGATAAAGCAGAGTCGAGCCTTGACTACTTAAAGCGGGATCCGTTCGTGGTAGGCATCCAGAAGGCACGCTATAAGGAGGTTCCTTCGGGTTACAAGGTACTTACCGCAGCACAGGTCGCGGAGATTAACCGCGGCCCGATGCGTTCGGATGTGATGTCACGCCAGGAACCAGGCGTCCGTCCTTCGTGCGCACTACCCTATGAGCTCTATGCCGAAGGTGCGCTGAATGCTGAACGTACGAGCTTTCAATTGCGTATGACCGCGGCGAACGAGGTACACGGGAGGCGTGCGTCTGGTGCTCCGTTCAACGTGTACCTGCGCAATCTTCATCCGGCGGAGAACAATCGCGCAGGCATGAGGGTTGCCACTTATGCCGTAAAGCCAGGCGATACGCTGTCGCAGGAGATCCCCGTGTCTCTCTTTGTAGAGGGGAGCTACTCAATTGATATCCACGGACCTAATGGATTTTACCGTTCCTTCGTTGGCAGCTCGAAGATGCCGTTCATCGCTGTGCACACAGCCTACGAGCGGAGAGGTGCATCACTCACTGGAAATGTTGAAGTGAGACTGCGTAATACCGATAAGCAGTCGCATACGATCACGGTATCCGACAACGCATATAAGACTGAGCGTGTTACGAAGACCATCGCACCAGGACGTGAGACGACTGTGCTGCTGGATCTGAAAAAGAGCCACGAATGGTACGACTTCACGGTGAGCACAGAAGGTTTCGAAACGTCGTCGCGTTTTGCCGGACGCGTTGAGACGGGACGCTCTGGCTTCAGTGATCCGCTCATGGGAGCCGCGGTCTAA
- a CDS encoding TonB-dependent receptor, producing MSVSSQESVDVNTAAPALNSVDATIGTPFDTAQIQTLPFQSSNIQDLLALQGGVVFMGDANENSSSDTRAGAVNGARSDQNNITMDGVDNNIPTKGYAFLGALRATRDSLEEFRVVTTNSNADAGRSSGAQIALVTRSGTNKLHGSVYDYFRPTNTVSNDFYNKKSQLTSGLPNRPPKYIRDLFGASLGLPLMKDKLFFFGAYEGQKTAISTVVTDTVPTASLTQGMLKYTNASNGTTTLSRDDLAKMDPKCGANGTCPLGAGANSAALAYFALYPTSNSTTKGDGLNTTGYTFTSPSPTSQATTIARIDFAPNARHRIFVRGNLQQDNSNSAESFPGNPPSTKTYDNSRGIAAGDVWTISSSMVNNLRYGFTRFGDAVRGNINSQYVSFSSLTALASNTTSQIAIVPSHNVVDDVSWSKGKHNLQFGGNYRAIFDNHSTNSTIFKNASVATGNLVAGGIANTGSSLDPGAFGYDKVSNGFVSNYNTAVADVTGLITMGTNYANYSISNGALTPLPQGVVPTRNFFSNEAEYYAQDSWKVKRNLTLTFGVRHTLLQVPYERNAQQVVPSFSLNNWFNQRVAAAAAGGVNQPPISFTQGGQVAGKAAYWQMDKLDIAPRFAFAWSPNPTLSVRGGYGLYYDHFGSALVDALDQRGSFGLASTLSNGASQYVDTAPRFSAINNVPSAVLPPISNPGAFPVTPPNSLLTAWVLDDKIKTPYSHVFDLSVQQEMSKGLVFELNYVGRLGRRLLQQLDLAEPLNVVDPKSGQDYYSAATQLSKYVDQGITTAQAASIPTIAYFDNEFPLAGAPGLTPTQNIYKSKWVTDRGNETEALFELDTGISPGPAGGATYRYFNPQYVNLVGFTSIGTSSYHSLQASLHHPMSHGLQYDVNYTFAKSLDMGSDGERVASANSRGYGQIISSFNPKLNKAVSDFDVRHNLSVNAIDTLPFGRGQKFGNQVNRFVDLLIGRWTITGIAHVTSGLPFAAYDGKGWSTNFDVRSWMVPTGPINSGGHKLDAKENPNAFSNVTTALANLRLPYPGETGARNAFRGDGYFEIDTGVNKIFTITDRQQLKFAWEVFNATNTNRFDPKSISNNANSASSFGEYSTLLTQYRNMQFSLRYSF from the coding sequence ATGTCGGTGAGTTCTCAGGAGAGCGTCGACGTTAACACAGCAGCGCCCGCGCTGAACTCTGTGGATGCGACGATCGGTACGCCATTCGATACCGCCCAGATTCAAACCCTTCCGTTCCAGTCGAGCAATATTCAGGATCTGCTGGCTCTGCAGGGAGGCGTTGTCTTTATGGGCGACGCAAACGAGAACTCGAGCTCGGATACTCGCGCTGGTGCGGTGAATGGAGCGCGCTCCGATCAGAACAACATTACGATGGATGGCGTCGATAATAATATTCCAACGAAGGGCTATGCGTTTCTGGGTGCATTGCGCGCCACGCGTGACTCTCTCGAAGAGTTTCGCGTAGTGACGACTAACTCGAATGCTGATGCGGGCCGTTCTTCGGGTGCGCAGATTGCACTTGTTACTCGCAGCGGAACCAATAAGCTGCATGGCAGTGTCTACGACTACTTCCGTCCCACGAATACAGTATCGAACGACTTTTACAACAAGAAATCCCAGCTTACTTCGGGGCTTCCAAATCGTCCGCCAAAGTATATTCGCGATCTGTTCGGAGCTTCTCTGGGACTGCCTCTGATGAAGGACAAACTCTTCTTCTTTGGAGCCTATGAAGGGCAGAAGACGGCAATCAGCACTGTCGTAACCGACACCGTTCCCACGGCCTCTTTGACCCAGGGTATGTTGAAGTATACGAACGCAAGCAATGGTACGACGACGCTGAGCCGTGATGACTTGGCCAAGATGGATCCTAAGTGCGGAGCAAATGGCACGTGCCCTCTGGGTGCAGGTGCAAACTCCGCGGCGCTCGCGTACTTCGCGCTTTATCCAACCTCCAACAGCACGACGAAGGGTGACGGTCTGAACACGACCGGCTACACCTTTACTTCTCCGAGTCCGACCTCGCAGGCTACGACGATCGCAAGGATCGACTTCGCCCCAAATGCACGCCATCGCATATTTGTTCGTGGCAATCTGCAGCAGGATAACTCGAACTCCGCTGAGAGCTTCCCGGGCAATCCGCCGAGCACGAAGACGTATGACAACAGCCGAGGTATTGCTGCCGGCGATGTCTGGACCATCTCGTCCTCGATGGTAAATAACCTGCGCTATGGATTCACCCGCTTTGGAGATGCAGTCCGCGGCAATATCAACAGCCAGTATGTAAGCTTCAGCAGCCTTACGGCGCTGGCATCGAACACCACTTCGCAGATCGCCATCGTCCCGAGTCACAATGTCGTGGATGATGTGAGCTGGTCGAAGGGCAAGCATAACCTGCAATTCGGCGGTAACTATCGCGCCATCTTCGATAATCACTCCACCAACTCCACTATCTTCAAGAACGCCTCGGTCGCTACAGGCAACCTGGTTGCGGGCGGTATTGCCAATACCGGGTCCAGCCTGGATCCGGGAGCCTTCGGTTATGACAAGGTCTCCAATGGCTTCGTCTCCAACTACAACACTGCTGTGGCCGATGTAACTGGTCTCATCACGATGGGGACGAACTATGCAAACTACTCCATTAGCAATGGTGCTCTGACTCCGCTCCCCCAGGGCGTGGTTCCGACGCGCAACTTTTTTTCGAATGAGGCTGAGTACTACGCACAGGACTCCTGGAAGGTGAAGCGCAACCTGACGCTTACCTTCGGTGTGCGCCACACTCTCCTGCAGGTTCCCTACGAGCGCAACGCACAGCAGGTCGTGCCTTCCTTCAGTCTGAACAACTGGTTCAATCAGCGTGTAGCTGCAGCAGCCGCAGGAGGAGTCAATCAGCCTCCTATCTCGTTTACGCAAGGTGGGCAGGTCGCAGGCAAAGCCGCATACTGGCAGATGGATAAGCTCGATATCGCGCCACGCTTTGCCTTTGCCTGGTCGCCTAACCCCACGCTCTCTGTTCGTGGAGGATACGGTCTCTACTACGATCACTTCGGCAGCGCGCTTGTCGATGCGCTCGATCAGCGCGGCTCCTTCGGGCTCGCCTCTACGCTCTCGAACGGTGCCTCGCAGTACGTCGACACGGCTCCTCGTTTCTCCGCCATCAACAACGTGCCCTCCGCGGTGCTGCCGCCTATCTCGAATCCCGGGGCCTTTCCGGTTACACCGCCTAACTCACTGCTGACGGCCTGGGTGCTCGACGATAAGATCAAGACGCCTTACTCGCATGTCTTCGATCTCTCGGTGCAGCAAGAGATGAGCAAGGGGCTAGTGTTTGAGCTCAACTACGTAGGACGCCTGGGACGTCGTCTGCTCCAGCAGCTTGACCTCGCCGAGCCGTTGAATGTTGTCGATCCTAAGTCGGGCCAGGACTACTACTCGGCTGCAACGCAGCTTAGTAAGTATGTCGATCAGGGCATCACAACGGCGCAGGCAGCTAGCATTCCAACCATCGCCTACTTCGATAACGAGTTTCCTCTCGCCGGAGCACCCGGACTTACGCCGACGCAGAACATCTACAAGTCGAAGTGGGTTACCGATCGCGGCAATGAGACCGAGGCCCTCTTCGAGCTGGATACCGGCATCTCTCCCGGTCCTGCTGGCGGCGCGACGTATCGGTACTTCAACCCGCAGTATGTCAATCTGGTGGGCTTTACTTCGATCGGCACCAGCTCTTACCACTCCTTGCAGGCGAGCCTGCATCACCCCATGTCGCATGGTCTTCAATACGACGTGAACTACACCTTTGCGAAGTCGCTCGATATGGGCTCGGACGGTGAGCGCGTTGCATCGGCTAACTCCCGTGGCTATGGACAGATCATTAGCTCCTTCAACCCTAAGCTCAACAAGGCTGTCTCCGACTTCGATGTGCGCCACAACCTGAGCGTCAACGCGATTGACACTCTACCCTTTGGCCGTGGCCAGAAGTTCGGCAATCAGGTCAATCGCTTTGTTGATCTCCTCATTGGTCGGTGGACGATCACCGGCATCGCCCATGTGACGAGCGGGTTGCCGTTCGCTGCTTACGATGGTAAAGGCTGGTCCACTAACTTTGATGTACGTAGCTGGATGGTGCCGACTGGACCGATCAACTCCGGTGGACACAAGTTGGATGCGAAGGAAAATCCGAACGCCTTCAGCAACGTAACCACTGCACTTGCCAATCTTCGTCTGCCCTATCCGGGGGAGACAGGAGCACGTAATGCTTTCCGCGGCGATGGATACTTCGAAATCGACACTGGCGTGAATAAGATCTTTACGATTACGGATAGGCAGCAGCTGAAGTTTGCATGGGAGGTCTTCAACGCTACAAATACAAACCGTTTCGACCCGAAGAGCATCTCGAACAATGCCAACTCCGCGAGCTCCTTCGGCGAGTACTCAACGCTTCTCACTCAGTATCGCAACATGCAGTTCTCGCTGCGCTACTCGTTCTGA